The Chryseobacterium suipulveris genome window below encodes:
- a CDS encoding KpsF/GutQ family sugar-phosphate isomerase: MNHSEILQIAKDSISIEINELENLKNRLDESFLKAVELINSAKGKLIIVGIGKSAHVGNKIVATLNSTGTPAQFLHASEAIHGDLGVIQKTDVVLCISNSGNSPEIVNLVPFLKDYSAALIGMTGNLNSKLAEFSDVVLNTHVEKEACPIKLAPTSSTTVQMALGDALAVCLMEINGFKEKDFAKFHPGGSLGKNLTAKVEQFLSSQKPQVSENAGIRDIIISVSGSTHGITVVTDSEAITGVITDGDLRRMLMSEADLSKISAKDIMSKNPKSIDKNSLAKDAMAILKEKNVGQLIVTENGKYFGIIDIHRLLDEGIN; encoded by the coding sequence ATGAACCATTCTGAAATTCTGCAAATCGCGAAAGATTCCATTTCCATAGAGATCAACGAACTTGAAAATCTGAAAAACCGGCTCGACGAAAGTTTTCTGAAAGCAGTGGAACTCATCAATTCTGCAAAGGGAAAACTCATCATCGTGGGAATCGGGAAATCGGCTCACGTGGGAAACAAGATTGTCGCAACGCTGAACTCCACCGGAACTCCCGCACAGTTTCTGCACGCATCGGAAGCGATTCACGGCGACTTGGGCGTCATCCAAAAAACGGATGTAGTGCTCTGCATTTCCAATTCGGGTAATTCGCCGGAAATCGTGAACCTTGTTCCTTTCTTAAAAGATTATTCTGCCGCGTTGATCGGTATGACCGGAAATCTAAATTCAAAACTTGCCGAATTTTCCGATGTTGTTTTAAACACCCATGTCGAAAAAGAAGCGTGCCCCATTAAACTTGCACCAACAAGTTCAACCACCGTTCAAATGGCGCTCGGTGATGCTTTGGCGGTTTGCCTGATGGAAATCAACGGATTTAAGGAAAAAGATTTTGCCAAGTTTCATCCCGGCGGAAGTCTGGGCAAAAACCTCACCGCAAAAGTGGAACAGTTCCTTTCCTCACAAAAACCGCAGGTTTCTGAAAATGCCGGAATCCGCGACATCATTATTTCTGTGAGCGGATCCACACACGGAATAACCGTGGTCACCGATAGCGAAGCGATTACGGGAGTGATTACCGACGGCGATTTGCGACGAATGTTGATGAGCGAAGCCGACCTGTCGAAAATTTCCGCAAAAGACATTATGAGCAAAAACCCAAAAAGCATCGACAAAAATTCATTAGCAAAAGATGCGATGGCAATTTTAAAAGAAAAAAATGTCGGTCAGCTCATTGTAACGGAAAACGGAAAATATTTCGGAATCATCGACATCCACCGACTTTTGGATGAAGGCATTAACTAA
- the recQ gene encoding DNA helicase RecQ, with amino-acid sequence MNTKIAGLAKELKKLFGFSTFKGQQEEIIQTLLDGNDVFVLMPTGGGKSLCYQLPALISEGTAIVVSPLIALMKNQVDAVNGLSSTEGIAHVLNSSLNKTQTKQVFDDIKAGTTKLLYVAPESLIKEEYLDFLKEVKISFVAIDEAHCISEWGHDFRPEYRNLKLIIDKIADVPVIALTATATPKVQDDIQKTLGMANAVVFKESFNRPNLFYEVRPKINVDKEIVKFINRNKGKSGIVYCLSRRKVEEFAQLLQVNGINALPYHAGLDQKTRVANQDKFLMEECDVIVATIAFGMGIDKPDVRFVIHYDIPKSLESYYQETGRAGRDGGEGHCLAFYDPKDIEKLEKFLAQKPVSEREIGLQLLNEVVGYAETSMSRRQYILYYFGEQFDPEKGLGAKMCDNSVDPPKLKDVSKELKLVLTLVKDLEEKFKTKDLISVIVGKENPVTKSYKLESTKHFGIGKKETENFWKSIIRQATVQNFLAKDIETYGVLKITEKGQNVIDGKDKNSFLIAEDREYDLQQQKADSEKIQVQQTGGLDEKLFNQLKDLRKSVAKKHGIPPYTVFMDPSLEDMTVQYPITIEEIGKIYGVGEGKAKRYGKEFADFIKKYVEENDIERTQDMVLKGVANKSSHKVFIIQSTDKKIDLEDIAKAKNLSMDELLQEMERIVYQGTKLNIDYYIDENFDEDIVEEFMEFMGESESDSMKVLLAEFGDDLTDEEVRMLRIKFISDVAN; translated from the coding sequence ATGAATACAAAAATCGCCGGATTAGCGAAAGAATTGAAGAAATTATTCGGCTTCTCAACCTTTAAAGGACAGCAGGAGGAAATTATCCAGACGCTTTTGGATGGCAATGATGTTTTCGTCCTAATGCCAACCGGTGGCGGAAAATCGCTTTGCTACCAACTTCCGGCATTAATTTCAGAGGGTACTGCAATTGTGGTTTCCCCACTGATCGCGTTGATGAAAAACCAGGTCGATGCGGTGAACGGACTTTCTTCCACGGAAGGAATAGCACACGTTCTGAATTCCTCATTAAACAAAACCCAGACTAAACAGGTTTTCGACGATATCAAGGCGGGAACAACCAAACTTCTATATGTTGCTCCGGAATCTTTAATTAAAGAAGAGTACCTCGATTTTCTGAAGGAGGTTAAAATTTCCTTCGTAGCCATCGATGAGGCGCACTGTATCTCGGAATGGGGTCACGATTTCCGCCCCGAATACAGAAACCTGAAACTTATTATCGACAAAATTGCTGATGTTCCCGTAATTGCCTTAACTGCGACTGCAACGCCGAAAGTTCAGGACGATATCCAGAAAACTTTGGGAATGGCGAATGCGGTGGTGTTTAAGGAAAGCTTTAACCGACCGAACCTTTTTTATGAAGTTCGCCCGAAGATCAATGTCGATAAGGAAATTGTAAAATTTATCAACAGGAATAAAGGGAAGTCGGGAATTGTCTATTGCCTGAGTCGAAGAAAAGTGGAAGAATTTGCACAGCTTCTTCAGGTGAACGGAATCAATGCGCTTCCTTACCACGCAGGTTTGGACCAGAAAACCAGGGTTGCGAACCAGGATAAATTTTTGATGGAGGAATGTGACGTGATCGTTGCAACGATCGCTTTCGGAATGGGAATCGACAAACCCGACGTGAGATTTGTGATCCATTACGACATCCCGAAATCCCTCGAAAGTTATTACCAGGAAACAGGAAGAGCCGGAAGAGACGGCGGTGAAGGTCATTGCCTCGCTTTCTATGATCCGAAAGACATTGAAAAATTAGAAAAATTCCTTGCCCAAAAACCGGTTTCGGAAAGAGAGATCGGACTTCAGCTTTTGAATGAAGTCGTGGGTTACGCCGAAACATCGATGAGCAGAAGGCAGTACATCCTCTATTATTTTGGGGAACAGTTTGATCCCGAAAAAGGACTGGGTGCAAAAATGTGCGATAATTCTGTGGATCCGCCAAAATTGAAGGATGTTTCGAAAGAGCTGAAATTGGTTCTGACTTTGGTTAAAGACCTTGAAGAGAAATTCAAAACCAAAGATTTGATTTCGGTGATTGTGGGAAAAGAAAATCCTGTGACGAAATCATATAAGTTAGAATCCACGAAACATTTTGGTATCGGGAAAAAGGAGACCGAGAATTTCTGGAAATCGATTATCAGACAGGCAACGGTTCAAAATTTCTTAGCGAAAGATATTGAAACCTACGGCGTCCTTAAAATTACCGAAAAAGGTCAAAACGTGATCGACGGAAAAGATAAAAACTCTTTCCTGATCGCGGAAGACAGGGAATACGATTTGCAGCAGCAGAAAGCTGATTCCGAGAAAATCCAGGTGCAGCAAACGGGAGGTTTAGACGAGAAGCTTTTCAACCAGCTCAAAGATTTAAGGAAGAGCGTCGCCAAAAAACACGGGATTCCGCCGTACACGGTTTTTATGGATCCGAGTTTGGAGGATATGACGGTGCAATATCCGATCACCATTGAAGAGATTGGAAAAATCTACGGTGTCGGTGAAGGCAAGGCAAAAAGATATGGGAAAGAATTTGCTGACTTCATCAAGAAATATGTGGAAGAAAACGATATTGAAAGAACCCAGGATATGGTGTTGAAAGGTGTTGCCAACAAATCCAGCCACAAGGTTTTCATTATCCAGAGTACCGACAAAAAAATCGATCTTGAAGATATCGCCAAAGCCAAAAACCTTTCAATGGACGAGCTTCTGCAAGAAATGGAGCGAATCGTTTACCAAGGAACCAAACTCAATATCGATTACTATATCGACGAAAATTTTGATGAGGATATTGTGGAGGAATTCATGGAGTTCATGGGCGAAAGCGAGAGCGACAGTATGAAAGTCCTTCTTGCGGAATTCGGCGACGATTTGACTGATGAGGAAGTAAGGATGTTGAGGATCAAGTTTATTTCTGATGTAGCGAATTAA
- a CDS encoding glycosyltransferase translates to MSNSQKTQIIFILPDLETGGAERIVTTIANHLPREKFEPKIMLLRKEGGYLEFLKDDVEVIDLKTQRIRNSLLPILREIRKRKPDIVFSGFGEVNAYLSLFIKLFPKTKFIARETNVVSKHVTRKEIRFFYKFYNNYDKIICQSDDMKNDLLENFSIDEEKMVKINNPVDFDFIESKLQESIKPESFREDFKNVVAIGNLSARKGFDILLKVFAYLKKEKILLHILGDGRDREFLHHMRNELGLENVIFHGQQKNPYQFLKFADLFILSSRYEGFPNVLLEAGACGIFSLANNCPGGISEIIHPKINGEISDIENHAAFAKKIVEVLSQNRDASVIKNSIKSRFSKEIILGKYEDLFLSI, encoded by the coding sequence GTGAGCAACTCCCAAAAAACACAAATCATCTTCATCCTTCCTGACCTTGAAACCGGAGGTGCAGAACGCATTGTGACGACCATTGCGAATCATCTTCCCCGAGAAAAATTCGAACCGAAAATTATGCTCCTCCGAAAAGAAGGTGGCTATCTCGAATTTCTGAAAGATGATGTAGAAGTGATCGACCTGAAAACGCAGCGGATCCGAAATTCACTTTTGCCCATTTTAAGAGAGATCAGAAAAAGGAAACCCGATATTGTTTTTAGCGGTTTCGGTGAGGTCAACGCGTATCTTTCGCTTTTCATCAAGCTTTTTCCAAAGACGAAGTTCATCGCGCGCGAAACCAATGTCGTGTCGAAACACGTTACCAGAAAGGAAATCCGTTTCTTTTACAAATTTTACAATAATTACGATAAGATCATTTGCCAGAGTGACGATATGAAGAATGACTTGCTTGAAAACTTCAGTATCGATGAAGAAAAGATGGTCAAAATCAACAATCCTGTCGATTTTGATTTTATTGAAAGCAAATTGCAAGAATCCATCAAACCTGAAAGTTTCAGAGAGGATTTCAAAAATGTAGTGGCAATTGGAAATCTCTCTGCGAGAAAGGGTTTCGACATTCTGCTGAAAGTTTTTGCCTATTTAAAGAAAGAAAAAATACTGCTCCATATTTTGGGTGACGGTCGTGACAGAGAATTTTTGCACCATATGAGAAATGAGTTGGGTTTAGAAAACGTCATCTTTCACGGACAGCAGAAAAATCCGTATCAATTTCTAAAATTTGCAGACCTGTTCATCCTTTCCTCTCGTTATGAAGGCTTTCCGAATGTGTTGTTGGAAGCCGGTGCGTGTGGAATTTTTTCTTTGGCCAATAATTGTCCGGGTGGAATCTCGGAAATCATTCATCCTAAAATAAACGGTGAAATTTCGGATATTGAGAACCATGCAGCTTTCGCGAAAAAAATTGTCGAGGTTCTATCCCAAAATCGTGATGCTTCCGTCATCAAAAATTCTATAAAGTCCAGATTTTCAAAGGAGATTATTCTTGGGAAATACGAGGATTTGTTTTTGAGTATTTAG